The Streptococcus sanguinis genomic sequence AGCTACTACAGTGTCAAAGGGAAATATGATGAGATTCTCGTTGTCAACAAACACTACCCTTTGTCAGCTTCCTATAATCCAGGTGAGAATGCGACTGCTAAAGCAGAATTGCTCAAACTGATTGCAGACATGCAGGCACAAGGCTATGCTATCAGCGACCAATACAGTGGCTTTCGCAGCTATGATACTCAGACAGAACTCTATCAAAACTATGTCAATCAGGATGGTAAGGCAGCTGCAGACCGCTATTCAGCTCGACCAGGCTACAGTGAGCACCAGACCGGCTTAGCTTTTGACTTGATTGATAAGAGTGGTAACCTCGTACAAGAAGCTGGAGCAAGTCAGTGGCTTCTAGAGAACGCCTATAAGTACGGTTTTATCGTTCGCTATCTAGAGGGTAAGGAAGGTTCAACTGGCTATATGCCTGAAAGTTGGCATCTGCGCTATATTGGTCAAGAAGCCAAGGAAATTGCTCAATCAGGCAAATCTTTAGAAGAATATTTCGGCATTACCGGTGGAGGCTATGAAGATCAGTAGTCACATCATCCATTAGAAGGAGGAAGAAAATGAAATTTTTTGTTACCAATCCCAATAATGATTTTGCAGAAACACCTGTTCAAGAAGAAGGCAGAATCATCCATCATCTGCATCTTGCTAAAGGAAAAGAAGTACCAGAGCACAGTGCTGATGCACTAGTAACAGTTGTTTGTTTGTCGGGAGATGTAAGCTTTTCTGCTGGAGAACAAACTGTGCGGCTAGTGGCAGGTTCCTTTTTGACGATGGAGCCCAATGAGCCACACAGCTTGGTCGGAGAGGAAGATAGCCACCTCTTGGTTATCAAACAACTCAAATATTAATAAATTCAAAATACTAGAAGCTGGAATAAATGCTTCTAGTATTTTTTACTACTTTTTAAGAACTATTCATTTCTGTAAATAAAAACCCATAAGGAAGGGATTCATAAACAGATTCTTTGATTCTTAAAACAAACTTAAGATAAGCTTAAAAAAGGCTTAAGATAAGCTTAAAATAAACTTAAATAAAAAATCGAAATGAGAGGGTGAGAAGCTTTTATAAATAAATAACAAAAATAATTTACACTATGTAAACCAAATTATAAACATTTTTCTATTATTTTGGTTCGTTAAAAAGAACATTTTATAGATTTTTAAAGCTAAAAAACAGAAAGATAAACAAAAAGACGAACTATAAAAAATTACCCATAAAAATAATTTACACCTTGTTAACTAAAATGCTTGCATTCAAAAATTTCTTGTGCTATAATTCGTCTTGAGGGTGAGATATGCATAAAAAAGTATTTTCAAGCATATTGACTTCTTTCTTTCTAAATCAAATGTTATAAAAACATTTATGTGCAACCTTTAATCAGGTGGATTCACTAACTAGTGATTCGTTTTTTTGCGTTTGATAATGATGGAGTAGTCAACTGTCAGCTGGCAGTATTTTCGTGAAATTCTTTTTTATGAAGTTGTGCACAAAAAATAAATTCCCCCCCCACAAAAAAATAAAGTGATGTTGGTCACTTTGGAGGTTTAATTAATATGAACAATCGTTTCAGACTCTTATCAAGATCTGTTGTAGCGGCTGCGGCTATTATTCCAGCAATTGCACTTGCGAATAATGCTCAGGCTCAAGATTATGGCTATAACTACTATCAACCAGGCTATAATTACTGGAATGGTGGTTACAACAATTATAACTATGGTTATAACAACTATAATTACCGTAACAGCCGCAACTACCGTTACAATAACTACAACTATGGTTACAACAATTATAACTATGGTTACAATAACTACAATTATAACTATGGTTACAATGGCTATAATTATAACTATGGTTATAATAACTATTATCCAGGCTATAACAACTGGAATTATAACTATAGCAACAACTACGGATATAATGGTTGGAATAACTACAACAATCTGGCAAATGATGAGAACTATATTTACTGGAATGGTAACCATTACTACCGTATGACAGATGGTTCTTACCGTATCTATCGTGATGGTGAGTGGAAGCCGCTGACAAATACTAACAATAACAGCACATCCAATAACAACCTGGAAAACGATCCACATTATCGTTATGAAAATGGTTATCATTACTATGTGTTGGATAATGGCGACTATTACTACTATCAAAATGGCAAGTGGGTATTTGTTAAGGATTCTACTGATAACTCTACTAATCCAACAACTCCAAGTCAGCCGGAAGAACCAAAACCAGAGGTACCAAGTGTTGATTTGCCGGAAAATCCTCCAATTAACGGTGCAGAAGGCGACCTCAATCCATTTGCTCCGAAACCAGAGCAACCAGCAGAACCAAAACCAGAAACTCCGACAAGACCTGCTGTGCCAGAGACTCCTGGCTTGGTAACAACTGATAAACCAAGCGAAGATCAAATCCCGCCATATGTTGAAAAACCAGCAGAAGGTCTGGAACACTTGACATGGGCACCAAATGGACGAGCTCCAAAAATCATCTACCCAACTGGAAAACCAGGTGACAAGGCTCTCGAGTCAGATCCTAACTATTACTTTGATGGTTCTACCCATTATTACCGTATACCATCTGATTCAGAAGCTAATGGATACTCTCCATATTGGAAATGGTTTGGTGACAAATGGAAACTGCAAGGCATGACTGATCCAAACGATCCAGCTCTTGATCCAAAACTTCACGAAAACACTGCTGATGATGAATACATGTACAGTGATAAAGACTCTAGCGTGAAATTGTACTCAACTAACCTAGTGACAACTGCTAAAGCAGGTCAACCGCTGCCATTCAAGAACGTTGAAGAGTTCAAAAACTACGTTATCGAAAAGATGAATCCTAAGTTCCTTGATAACGCAGGATGGGATGCCAAAGTTGAATGGGAAATCGAAGATCCAGAAATCTTTGAGAAAACCAAAGAAAACCCATATGCTAAGGATTATGTCTTGATTGCAAACCTTAAGAGTGGTGTTGAGGATAAGAAATACAGTGATGTAGAATTTGGTTATGTTAAGTTTGTTTACCGTGTTGAAGCAACAAACGATACAAACTATGACTATGTTTCAAAAGCTAAAGAAGCTTTCGCTAAAATCAATGAAGAGCGTAAAGCTCAAGGCTTGAAAGAGTTGACTTGGTCAGAAGACATTTATCAAAATCAAGCACTTCCAAAAGTAAATGAAATTTCACGTCAATACGATAGCTCAGGCTTTGTTGGACGTCGTGATGAAGATCCATCTGTTGTCGTTAAGAAATGGGCTAACAGCGGTCTGAGAGAATTGCTTCTTGATCCTAACGTAACTGAAGGTGCAGTAGCGACAGTTGTAGACGGAAACGGTGTTTACTACTGGGCTTACAGCTATAAATAATAAGAATAAGGAATTTTATTCTTAAACATCTGTGTTCTTAATCTTTGGTTGCATATAAACCACACTCCAAAAGTTAGATTTTAATCGTCTGACTTTTGGAGTTTTTTTGTTGAATTAACTAGGAAGCAAAAGTGGCGGTTGTGAACAGATTTTAAAGTTCAAAAAAGGCGAAAAGAAATTTTTGAGTACAAAAAAAGCACCGATTGGTGCTTATGATTATTTGAGACCGTATTTTTTGTTGAAACGATCCACACGTCCATCTGCTTGAGTGAACTTTTGACGTCCAGTGTAGAATGGGTGTGAGTCTGATGAAATTTCTACACGGATCAATGGGTAAGTTTCCCCCTCGAACTCAACTGTTTCGTTTGAACGCTTAGTTGAACCACTAAGGAACTGGTAGCCGGTAGAAGTGTCCATGAAGACAACTGGGCGGTATTCTGGATGAATATCTTTTCTCATTTTACAAAAATTTCCTTTCTGCCATGGTCTCTTTGCGAGCCATAGATTAGTTACTTTGATAGTTTATCAAATTCTGATTGATTTGACAAGACTTTTAGACTAATTTCTTACTTTTTTGCCAATTCTTTCATCTCGGTGTAGATTTGCTCTATTTCTTCTTTTGAAAATGCATTGGCTCCGCTGGCTAAGGGGTGTCCTCCGCCATGATGATTTTTAGCAATACCGTTGATAGGAATAACCTTGCTGCGCATGCGGACACGGTAGTGACCATCTGGCTGCTCAACAAAGATAGCCCACAGACCGACATCTTCAATTCGTCCAGGTGCTCCGACAATGGCCGCAGTATCAGCATCGGTTAGTTGATAGGCTTGTAAAACTTTCTGAGGCAGAATGACCCGCGCAGCTCCATTTTCATCTATTTCCAATTGCTCATATACATAGCCCTGCAGTTTAGCTACTTGGCGGCTGATAGAGTCCATTTTTCGGGACAAGGCTGATAAGTCGAAATCATATTGACGCAACTTGGCAGCTACTTCGAATGTGCGGGCGCTAGTAGAAGGATAAAGGAAGCGGCCGGTGTCACCAATGATACCAGCATAGAGGAGTTCTGCAGCTTCCTTGCTCAAGTCTAAGCCATTTTCAAAGGCAAAGAGAGCAATCATCTCACTGGCACTGCTGGAGCTTGTATCAACTAGAGAAATATCTCCGTAAACCTCATCATCAGGATGATGATCGATTTTGATGAGGAAATCGCCTGTCGTGTAGCGTTGGTCGTCAATGCGAGCTGTATTAGCGGTGTCACAGACGATGACTAGGGCCTCTTGGTATTCTTCGTCTGAGACTTTGTCCATTTGTGCTAGCCACATGAGATTGGGCTCATCGTAGCCTGTTACTTTTATTGTTTTTTCTGGGAAATGGTACTGAAGCAGCTTTTGCAGTCCGACCTGACTGCCAAGAGCATCGGGATCTGGACGCATATGGCGATGGATGATAATAGTATCGTATTCTTTGATTTTAGTTAAAATATCATGATAAAGAGTCATAAATAACCTCGTCAACTTTCTTTACCCATTGTAGCATAAGAGTTTTTATTTTTAAAATAAAAAAGATATGATATAATGAGAGCAGATTAGAATTTGGAGGAAACTATGACCTTAGCAAAAATTGTTTTTGCCAGCATGACTGGAAACACCGAGGAAATTGCTGATATTGTGGCGGATAAGCTAAGAGATTTGAATGTAGAAGTTGAAGTGGACGAGTGCACCACTGTCGATGCAGAAGATTTCTTGGAAGCAGATATTGCGATTGTAGCGACCTATACTTATGGTGATGGTGAGCTGCCGGATGAAATGATGGACTTCTACGAAGACTTGTCTGGTTTGGATTTATCTGGCAAGGTCTACGGAGTGGTCGGTTCGGGCGATACTTTCTATGACGAATTCTGCAAGGCTGTTGATGACTTTGATGCTGCCTTTGCTGCTACAGGAGCGGTTAAGGGGGCAGAAAGTGTTAAGGTGGATCTATCTGCGGAAGATGATGATATTGCACGCTTGGAAGCTTTTGCGGAAGGCTTGGTTAATAAAGTTTAAAGTGATAGATAGATGAAACGGCTGCGGCCGTTTTTGTTTTGCGAAAGTGTTATTTTCTGACAATTCTCATGATTAGGAGTATAATATAGGTAAGCGCTATCCATCAGATAAAGGAGGAGTTCCTATGAAAGAACGCGACTATGCTTTTGGCTTTCATGATGATGTCAAGCCGCTCTTTTCGACTGGTAAAGGCCTGACAGAAGAAGTTGTTCGAGAAATCTCAGAAATCAAGAATGAGCCCCGGTGGATGCTGGACTATCGTCTGCGCTCCTTGGAACTCTTTCATAAACTGCTAATGCCCGACTTTGGCCCGGATTTGTCAGGGATTCGCTTTGATGATGTTATCTACTATCAGAAGCTAAGCGGAGATCGGGCTCGCAGTTGGGATGAAGTTCCAGAAGAGATTAAGAAAACCTTTGACCGCTTGGGAATTCCAGAAGCCGAGAAGCGCTTTCTATCTGGAGCTGTGGCTCAGTATGAATCTGAAGTGGTTTACCACAATATGAAGGAAGAGTTTGCCAAGCTGGGGATTATCTTCACCGATACGGATACGGCTGTTCAGGAATATCCGGACTTGGTCAAGCAGTATTTTGGTACTGTGATTTCAAATGCTGAGCATAAATTTTCTGCGCTTAATAGTGCGGTTTGGTCTGGCGGAACCTTTATCTATGTGCCCAAGAACGTCCAGTGCCAAGTTCCTGTTCAGACCTATTTTCGAATCAATGGTGAAAATGCCGGCCAGTTTGAGCGCTCCTTGATGATTATTGAGGAGGGCGGTTCTATACAGTACATTGAGGGCTGTACAGCACCGACCTATACAAGCAATAGTCTTCATGCTGCAAATGTCGAAATCATTGTCAAAAAGGATGCCTTTTTCCGCTATACAACCATTCAAAACTGGTCGGACAATGTCTATAATCTTGTAACGGAGCGGGGGATTGTTGAGGAGGGTGGCACCTTAGAGTGGATTGATGGGAACTTAGGCAGTAAGGTCAATATGAAATATCCTTGTAGCATTCTTAATGGCCGCAACGCAAGAACTTCTGTTCTCTCTATGTCCTTTGCCAACTATGGCCAGCACTTGGATGCGGGCTGCAAGGTCTTTCATAATGCTCCTAAGACATCCAGTACCTTGATTTCTAAATCAGTGGCCAAGGATGGTGGAAAGACAGACTATCGTGGTCAGGTTCGCTTTGGGAAGAATAGCGCTGGCTCCAAATCTCATATCGAGTGCGATACCATTCTGATGGATGGTGAATCCAGTTCTGACACCATTCCTTTTAATGAAATCCATAATTCCAATGTCGCGCTAGAGCATGAAGCCAAGGTTTCCAAAGTGTCTGAAGATCAGCTCTACTATCTCATGAGTCGAGGCATCAGCGAAGAAGAAGCCACAGCTATGATTATCAACGGATTTATGGAACCCATTACTAAGGAACTTCCAATGGAATACGCCGTCGAACTCAACCAACTCATTAATATGAGTATGGAAGGCTCAGTTGGTTAAAAAAGTCCATTGGACCTTTTTAATCTGCGGATAAAAACTCGCTTCTGCGAGTTCTCCTTAATCCAAGGTCAGGAGGACTGTTTTAGGTTGCGGATAAGCACTCGGTTAAGCGAGTGCTCTTTAATAAGGTTCGGGGAACTTTTTTAATCTATAGATGGGAGTTGTTTTAGGTTGCAGATAAAGACTCGCCCTTGCGAGTTCCCTTTAATCAAGGTCCATTGGACCTTTTTATTTAGGATTAACTAGAAAATTTTACTATTTTTTGATATGATAGATAGAATATAAGGAGGAATGAGATGACGTTAGAAGAAATCAGACAGGAAATTGATCAAGTGGATGATGCAATTGTTGACTTGCTGGAGCAACGCATGAATCTGGTCGACCAAGTCGTGGCTTTAAAAAAATTAACAGGTACGGCTGTCTTGGATAGTAAGAGAGAAGATGTGATTTTCGCCAGAGTGGCGGATAAGGTTGAAAAAAAAGACTACAAGGAAACTGTTGTTGCGACCTTTTCTGACATTTTAAAACGTTCGCGTGAATTTCAGAATAAAAATATCTAATGAAAGAAGTACAGAACTCGATAGCTGTGGCTTTATCTGCGATGGTAGGCGGCTGGCTACGTTACCAAGTAGCGCTCTTATCAGTTTTTGCTGATTCATTTCCGCTGGCTACCTTACTGGTCAATTATTTGGGAACTTTTTTGCTGGTCTATATTATCAAGGGCTATCTTAGCAGTAAAGTTAAGTCCCAGCGTCTAATTCTAGCGCTTTCGACCGGTTTTTGTGGAGGTTTGACGACTTTTTCTGGTCTTCTGCTAGACAGTATCAAACTAGCAGATTCAGGACGTTATACGGAGCTTCTTATCTATCTAGTTTTAAGTGTAGGTGGTGGCCTTGCAATCGCCTTATGGGCTGGAAAGCAGGTGAAGGCATGATGTGGGCGATGTTAATCTGCTGTGGCGCTGGTGCTCTTGTGCGTTATGTTTTTTCCAAGGTCAATAGCAGGGCATCTCTGCCGATTGGGACTTTGGTGGCAAACCTTCTAGGTGCTTTTCTCATTGGATATTTTTATAATCATATCGAAGACAAGCAGGTTTATGTCATTTTAGCAACAGGCTTCTGTGGTGGCCTGACGACTTTTTCCACCTTGAATGATGAGCTGGCAGAGCTCTTTTCGGAGCGAAAGAAATTTGTTTTCTATTTGGCTCTGACATACATACTCGGATTTTTAGCGATTCTTTCGGGAATTTTCATTTAAACATCTTTACATTTTTAGAAATTTTGATATAATATAGTTTGTGCCTAATGGAAGCACAAAAAACGGCTAATCCGCTGCGGTCTTGAACCTTAAGATTAGTAAGATAGGAGTAGAAAAAATGAATCCATTAATCCAAAGTTTGACTGAAGGTCAACTTCGTACTGACATCCCTGCATTCCGTCCTGGTGACACTGTCCGCGTTCACGCGAAAGTTGTCGAAGGAAGTCGCGAACGTATCCAGATCTTTGAAGGTGTGGTTATCGCTCGTAAAGGTGCTGGTATCTCAGAAACTTACACCGTTCGTAAAATCTCTAACGGTATCGGTGTTGAACGTACTTTCCCAATCCACACTCCACGTGTTGATAAGATTGAAGTCGTTCGTTACGGTAAAGTCCGTCGTGCTAAATTGTACTACCTTCGTGCATTGCAAGGTAAGGCAGCGCGTATCAAAGAAATTCGCCGTTAATCTTAGAAAGACTCTGTCGTTGGGCAGAGTTTTTCTCTAAGTCCCCTTAGTTCAATGGATATAACAACTCCCTCCTAAGGAGTAGTTGCTGGTTCGATTCCGGCAGGGGACATGGATTTGAAAAACTACGTTGACAAACGTAGTTTTTTTCTGTGTTTAAATAAAAAATCTTTAAAATAAATTGTTTTTAAGAAATAGGAGCACAATAGGGTTATTATAGTAAATAAAAAAGCACCGAATCGGTGCGCACTTTTTCAAGTTGAATACGGACTGGGCTTAAAAACCACTGCCTTATTTTAACTTGCTGTGTTGTTTCGAATAGTTCCAACAAAATAATTATATAATATTTTTCTTTAAATGTAAACGTTTTTGTGTTAAAATATTGACATAAAAAAACAAATTTATAAAAGGGGATTTTTATGAAGAAACCATATTCAATAGGACTTGATATAGGAACAAATAGCGTTGGATGGGCTGTAGTAACTGATGATTATAAAGTTCCTGCTAAGAAAATGAGAGTTTTCGGGGATACAGATAGAAGTCATATTAAGAAAAATTTATTAGGCGCCTTATTATTTGACGATGGAAATACTGCAGAGAGTAGACGTCTAAAACGAACAGCTCGTCGGCGCTATACTCGCCGACGCAACCGTATTCTTTATCTTCAAGAAATTTTTACAGAATCAATGAATGAAATAGATGAAAGCTTCTTCCATCGACTAGATGACTCCTTTTTAGTTCCTGAGGATAAGAGACGAAGTAAATACCCTATTTTTGCTACCTTAGCAGAAGAAAAAGAATATCACAAGAAATTTCCAACTATCTATTATTTGAGAAAGCAACTTGCGGATTCGAAAGAAAAAACTGACTTGCGTTTAATCTATCTGGCATTAGCTCATATGATTAAATACCGTGGACATTTTTTATACGAAGAATCTTTCGATATTAAAAACAATGATATCCAAAAAATCTTTAATGAATTTGTAACCACGTACGACAGCACTTTTGAAGGAAGTTCTCTCAGTGAACAAAAAGCGCAAGTCGAAGCAATATTTACTGATAAGATTAGTAAATCCGCTAAAAAAGATCATGTACTGAAACTCTTCTCTAATGAAAAATCTACTGGATTATTTTCAGAATTTCTCAAGTTGATTGTAGGGAATCAAGCTGATTTTAAGAAACATTTTGATTTAGAAGAAAAATCTCCACTACAATTCTCTAAAGATACCTATGATGAGGATTTGGAAAACTTACTCGGACAAATTGGGGATGGTTTTGCAGACCTTTTCCTAGTTGCTAAAAAACTCTATGACGCCATTCTTCTATCAGGAATCTTAACTGTTACAGATCCTTCAACCAAGGCTCCACTATCAGCCTCTATGATTGAGCGCTATGAAAACCACCAAGAAGACTTAGCAGCTTTAAAACAATTCATCAAAAACAATCTTCCAGTAAAATATGATGAAGTTTTTTCTGACCAATCTAAAGATGGGTATGCTGGGTATATCGATGGCAAGACCACTCAAGAAGCATTTTACAAATATATCAAAAATCTTCTCTCTAAATTCGAAGGAGCAGATTATTTTCTTGATAAAATTGAACGTGAAGATTTTTTGAGAAAACAGCGCACCTTTGATAATGGTTCTATTCCTCATCAAATTCATCTTCAAGAAATGAATGTCATTCTCCGTCGACAAGGAGAACATTATCCATTTCTGAAGGAAAACAAAGAAAAGATAGAGAAAATCTTAACCTTCCGTATTCCTTACTACGTTGGCCCGTTGGCTCGTGACAATCGTGATTTTTCTTGGCTTACTCGAAACTCGGACGAGCAAATCAGACCTTGGAATTTTGAAGAAGTTGTTGATAAGGCAAGATCTGCCGAAGACTTCATTCACAGAATGACTAACTATGACTTGTATTTACCAGAGGAAAAAGTTCTACCTAAGCACAGCCTATTATACGAAATATTTGCTGTCTATAATGAATTAACAAAAGTAAAATTTATTGCAGAAGGATTGAGAGATTATCAATTTCTTGATAGTGGGCAGAAGAAGCAAATTGTCAATCAATTATTCAAAGAGAAAAGAAAAGTAACTGAAAATGATCTCATTCATTATCTACACAATGTTGATGGTTACGATGGAATCGAACTAAAAGGAATTGAAAAACAATTTAACGCTAGTCTATCTACTTATCATGATTTACTCAAAATTATCAGAGATAAAGAATTTATGGATGATCCTAAAAATGAAGCGATTCTTGAAAATATAGTTCATACTCTCACAATATTTGAAGATCGTGAGATGATTAAGCAACGCCTTGCTCAATATGACTCCATCTTTGATGAAAAAGTGATTAAATCACTGACTCGTCGACATTATACTGGTTGGGGAAAACTCTCTGCCAAGCTGATTAATGGTATCTGTGATAAAAAAACTAGCAAAACGATTCTTGATTATCTGGTTGATGATGGTTATAACAATCGTAACTTTATGCAGTTGATCAATGATGACGGACTATCCTTCAAAGAAATTATCCAAAAAGCACAAGTAGTTGGTAAAACAGATGATGTGAAGCAAGTTGTCCAAGAACTTCCAGGCAGTCCTGCTATCAAAAAAGGAATTTTACAAAGTATCAAGATTGTTGATGAACTTGTCAAGGTTATGGGCTATGCTCCTGAGTCGATTGTGATTGAAATGGCACGAGAAAATCAGACAACTACCAGAGGGAAAAAGAATTCCCAACAAAGATATAAACGCATTGAAGATGCACTAAAAAATTTAGCACCTGGGCTTGATTCAAATATATTAAAAGAAAATCCTACAGATAATATTCAACTTCAAAATGACCGTCTCTTCCTTTACTATCTCCAAAATGGGAAGGATATGTATACAGGGGAAGCCCTTGAAATCAACCAACTAAGCAACTATGATATTGATCACATCATTCCACAGGCCTTTATAAAGGATGATTCGATCGATAACCGTGTCTTGACTAGTTCAAAGGATAATCGTGGTAAATCCGATAATGTTCCAAGTTTAGAGGTTGTTCAAAAAAGAAAAGCTTTTTGGCAACAATTGTTGGATTCCAAATTGATTTCAGAACGTAAATTTAATAATTTAACCAAAGCTGAACGAGGTGGACTAGATGAGCGTGATAAAGTTGGCTTTATCAGACGCC encodes the following:
- a CDS encoding DHH family phosphoesterase, which codes for MTLYHDILTKIKEYDTIIIHRHMRPDPDALGSQVGLQKLLQYHFPEKTIKVTGYDEPNLMWLAQMDKVSDEEYQEALVIVCDTANTARIDDQRYTTGDFLIKIDHHPDDEVYGDISLVDTSSSSASEMIALFAFENGLDLSKEAAELLYAGIIGDTGRFLYPSTSARTFEVAAKLRQYDFDLSALSRKMDSISRQVAKLQGYVYEQLEIDENGAARVILPQKVLQAYQLTDADTAAIVGAPGRIEDVGLWAIFVEQPDGHYRVRMRSKVIPINGIAKNHHGGGHPLASGANAFSKEEIEQIYTEMKELAKK
- the sufB gene encoding Fe-S cluster assembly protein SufB — protein: MKERDYAFGFHDDVKPLFSTGKGLTEEVVREISEIKNEPRWMLDYRLRSLELFHKLLMPDFGPDLSGIRFDDVIYYQKLSGDRARSWDEVPEEIKKTFDRLGIPEAEKRFLSGAVAQYESEVVYHNMKEEFAKLGIIFTDTDTAVQEYPDLVKQYFGTVISNAEHKFSALNSAVWSGGTFIYVPKNVQCQVPVQTYFRINGENAGQFERSLMIIEEGGSIQYIEGCTAPTYTSNSLHAANVEIIVKKDAFFRYTTIQNWSDNVYNLVTERGIVEEGGTLEWIDGNLGSKVNMKYPCSILNGRNARTSVLSMSFANYGQHLDAGCKVFHNAPKTSSTLISKSVAKDGGKTDYRGQVRFGKNSAGSKSHIECDTILMDGESSSDTIPFNEIHNSNVALEHEAKVSKVSEDQLYYLMSRGISEEEATAMIINGFMEPITKELPMEYAVELNQLINMSMEGSVG
- the crcB gene encoding fluoride efflux transporter CrcB, which produces MMWAMLICCGAGALVRYVFSKVNSRASLPIGTLVANLLGAFLIGYFYNHIEDKQVYVILATGFCGGLTTFSTLNDELAELFSERKKFVFYLALTYILGFLAILSGIFI
- the ldcB gene encoding LD-carboxypeptidase LdcB/DacB; the encoded protein is MTMKYSKLIFLAASVLVLGACSSGKDTTGDSSDKQAASSTSTVKKQDAEKDKKSSQDTTTSSDSADTKKEQNHEAKTLDQNVSYNGSYYSVKGKYDEILVVNKHYPLSASYNPGENATAKAELLKLIADMQAQGYAISDQYSGFRSYDTQTELYQNYVNQDGKAAADRYSARPGYSEHQTGLAFDLIDKSGNLVQEAGASQWLLENAYKYGFIVRYLEGKEGSTGYMPESWHLRYIGQEAKEIAQSGKSLEEYFGITGGGYEDQ
- a CDS encoding flavodoxin, encoding MTLAKIVFASMTGNTEEIADIVADKLRDLNVEVEVDECTTVDAEDFLEADIAIVATYTYGDGELPDEMMDFYEDLSGLDLSGKVYGVVGSGDTFYDEFCKAVDDFDAAFAATGAVKGAESVKVDLSAEDDDIARLEAFAEGLVNKV
- a CDS encoding cupin domain-containing protein produces the protein MKFFVTNPNNDFAETPVQEEGRIIHHLHLAKGKEVPEHSADALVTVVCLSGDVSFSAGEQTVRLVAGSFLTMEPNEPHSLVGEEDSHLLVIKQLKY
- a CDS encoding chorismate mutase; amino-acid sequence: MTLEEIRQEIDQVDDAIVDLLEQRMNLVDQVVALKKLTGTAVLDSKREDVIFARVADKVEKKDYKETVVATFSDILKRSREFQNKNI
- the rplS gene encoding 50S ribosomal protein L19, giving the protein MNPLIQSLTEGQLRTDIPAFRPGDTVRVHAKVVEGSRERIQIFEGVVIARKGAGISETYTVRKISNGIGVERTFPIHTPRVDKIEVVRYGKVRRAKLYYLRALQGKAARIKEIRR
- a CDS encoding type B 50S ribosomal protein L31, which encodes MRKDIHPEYRPVVFMDTSTGYQFLSGSTKRSNETVEFEGETYPLIRVEISSDSHPFYTGRQKFTQADGRVDRFNKKYGLK
- the crcB gene encoding fluoride efflux transporter CrcB; translated protein: MKEVQNSIAVALSAMVGGWLRYQVALLSVFADSFPLATLLVNYLGTFLLVYIIKGYLSSKVKSQRLILALSTGFCGGLTTFSGLLLDSIKLADSGRYTELLIYLVLSVGGGLAIALWAGKQVKA
- a CDS encoding CAP domain-containing protein, with the protein product MNNRFRLLSRSVVAAAAIIPAIALANNAQAQDYGYNYYQPGYNYWNGGYNNYNYGYNNYNYRNSRNYRYNNYNYGYNNYNYGYNNYNYNYGYNGYNYNYGYNNYYPGYNNWNYNYSNNYGYNGWNNYNNLANDENYIYWNGNHYYRMTDGSYRIYRDGEWKPLTNTNNNSTSNNNLENDPHYRYENGYHYYVLDNGDYYYYQNGKWVFVKDSTDNSTNPTTPSQPEEPKPEVPSVDLPENPPINGAEGDLNPFAPKPEQPAEPKPETPTRPAVPETPGLVTTDKPSEDQIPPYVEKPAEGLEHLTWAPNGRAPKIIYPTGKPGDKALESDPNYYFDGSTHYYRIPSDSEANGYSPYWKWFGDKWKLQGMTDPNDPALDPKLHENTADDEYMYSDKDSSVKLYSTNLVTTAKAGQPLPFKNVEEFKNYVIEKMNPKFLDNAGWDAKVEWEIEDPEIFEKTKENPYAKDYVLIANLKSGVEDKKYSDVEFGYVKFVYRVEATNDTNYDYVSKAKEAFAKINEERKAQGLKELTWSEDIYQNQALPKVNEISRQYDSSGFVGRRDEDPSVVVKKWANSGLRELLLDPNVTEGAVATVVDGNGVYYWAYSYK